Below is a genomic region from Demequina sp..
CCAGCGCGCCCGTCTGACCCGCCCTGCGCGCGAGCGACTGCTGGGCCGCGAGCGACTCCCGCACGTCCGTCGCGACCCAGCGCGTGAGGGTCTCCAGTCCGCCCCCACCGAGAGTGAGTTCCACGGCCGTCTTCGCGAGCGTGCACGCGAGCGGGGTTGGGTCGCCCAGCGGCGCCTGCCGCACCCCGTAGCGGGGGATCGCGGGCGCGCCGCCAGGGATCGCCCGCAGCCCGCCCGACGCCAGGGCGGCTTCCGCGCTCATGCCGCCACCTCCTGGGGGATCGTGAGCTCCTGGCCGGGAAGGATCAGAGAGGGGTCGTCACCGATGGTGGCGCGATTGGCCTGGTAGATCAGCGGCCAGGCCCGCGCGATCTGCGCGTTGCTGGCGTCCGGACCCAGCAACTCCGCGGCGATGCGCCACAGCGACTCGCCGCGGACAACGACGTGCGTCCCGACGTGCACGTGTTCGGCGACCGGCGGTGCCGCGGACTCCGCGTGCAGTTCCACGGTGGGCACGGGGGCTTCGGGCACGGTGGTCGTGGGCTCGGCCGGCGCGGGCGAGAGCGCCACGGTCGGCACGGGCGAAGCCACCACCACCGCCGAAGGCGAGGGAGAGGGCGTGGGCGACGACAGCGTCGGGCCGGAGGGGCTGGAAGGGGAGACGGCGGGAGCCCAGCCGGGGTAGGCCTCGTCCGCGCTTGCCGGGACGGCGAGCCCCGCGGCGAGAGCCACTCCCAGCGAGCCGACGAGGAAT
It encodes:
- a CDS encoding Rv3235 family protein, yielding MSAEAALASGGLRAIPGGAPAIPRYGVRQAPLGDPTPLACTLAKTAVELTLGGGGLETLTRWVATDVRESLAAQQSLARRAGQTGALASIDRIRVCRVSQRAAEVSIVASARGRALAVAMRLEEIRGRWLATVIEIV
- a CDS encoding LysM peptidoglycan-binding domain-containing protein, with protein sequence MTMKVHPARAIALAACCSSAGWWLASSAGAEAAIASLDALVAAAVLLAGAAAAFGVALLTIAALAESALGWRPRAIGALPAPARRFLVGSLGVALAAGLAVPASADEAYPGWAPAVSPSSPSGPTLSSPTPSPSPSAVVVASPVPTVALSPAPAEPTTTVPEAPVPTVELHAESAAPPVAEHVHVGTHVVVRGESLWRIAAELLGPDASNAQIARAWPLIYQANRATIGDDPSLILPGQELTIPQEVAA